TTGGATTAGGTAAGTAACTGTTGGTACTACTCTAGGGAGAGAAACTTTCCTTTCAGTGGTCACCTTTGAGAATGAGGGAACAGAAAGCTGTCAGCTATTTCTTTAAATTCCCTTTCTTCCTGAGTTTTGTCTAGTATTATTTACTGTCCGTATTTAGTCTACTTACAGCTACTTCCTTCTGTCTCCCAGCTGTTTTATTTCTCAGAAGTTAGTCCTCTGGGTGGAAGCACTGCTGAACTCTTCATTGAAAAGGGAAAGTGCCCCTAAAATGATGAGAAACAAGAAGGGATCTGAGAACAGAGGCCCCTAGAGGCCTTACATGGCACATTGTATGTTGTGTCTTATTTTGCTCCGTTTTTACAACCTGCATGTGAATCATTGCTGTATACCTCATAATTCACTGGCTCTTGAATGAGAGCCTTTTGACTTTGGGAAAGGGACATGGTGACAAAGCAGAGGAGTGgatgaaaactattaaaattaaaggCATAGTTTGCATACACTGCCAGCAGCTCCTTAGTGAgagttttatttctcattctcccCTTAGGACTGTTTGCtctactttaaaatgaaatactcaGCTTCCTTGGTTTTATTTTGGTGTTTACACAAACTGGTCTAGCAACTTAGATTGGCTGGGGGCGTAGGTGGGCAGGGAGgactatttattttgtttggaagCTTTCctggaaaaactttttttttttaatttattttttaaaaccagaagcctcctttttttaaaaaatttatttatttatttatttttggccacatggtgcagcatgcaggatcttagttccctgaccagggatcgaacccatggcccctgcagtggaaatgcagagtcctagccactggactgccagggaattcctggaaaaACTTTAATTTGCTGTATCAAACCCAACATACAAAACATCAGAGATTATAATGTGGCCTTTAAATTTCTAAAGTAAAAGCCATCCATTTAAATAAACCTTGTTTCCTCATCCCCAGTCAGGTGTCAGATGAATTCAAAAACTTAAGGTTTCCCCCAGACTGGGTAGGGAGAGGCACAAGGGGAAACTAGtgaaaggtaatttttttaaacattagtcAAAATTCAAAATGAGTAAGAAGCCAAGACTGACTAACTTTCAAGTAGTGTTTCAGATTTAGCAACTTGGTAGAAATCTACCAAACAAAATTTTTTGGCAGGCTATACTtccaaaccattttttttaagtggaatcCTATATAACAAGATTATGTTCTTAGGTATCTCTACCACTTTGTCCTCTCTAGGATGTTAAATGGATGTGAGTGCAAGGTTGCCCAACTCTGGTGCTATACAGTGAAGTTGCTTAATGGATGCTTACCTTCTTAACCTATCTGCAGTGGAAAGTAAATAGCTGCTTATCTTAAGGTCATTGCTTTGTCCTCCACGTGATTATCTTGCTTTAGGGATTTCCTTTAGGCATTTTGAGTTCACTCAGTTAATTTATCCCAACATCCTTTTTAGCCTCAAACTTTACATCCTTTGGGGTTTGGTGCGCATTAGCTTCCTGAGCTCTGAGCCTTCACCCCTGCTATCCTTGGAGCCCCTTCTCATTACGTTTCCTACTTATTGCCTCTTTGCTAGTTCCATCTCCTAGGAAACTATTCTGTAAATCAGAGCACATGAGCTTTTTAAAACTGAGCCGCCCTTTTGAGAAGTAACTAACTCCCTTGGTCCTTAAAGATTGCAAAAGCCCCGGGGTAGAGAAGTATGCTCTTTTGAGAATTGTTCATCTGAAAACAAATACAAGCCAGTGAAGCCCATATTGCAACTTAAcctgtcttcttttttccctatCTTGTGTATTTTCATATTATACAGGTGGCACCTACAATCTAGAACAAGTTTGAAGTTAAATTTACTTGCCCAATTTTTCCAGCCCCTCCTAGATAAAGCAaactccttttctcctcttgggCCTATAAGATTTGGCAGAATTCCAGAAGGAATTATCAAAAAGTTTTTTGGAAATTCCTCTTCAGGAATCTAGCAAGATAAATATTGGAAGTAAAGCAGTTTGTTACATTTGATAGCTGAAAAATAGGACCCAGAGCATACTCACTGACTGTaaagatcatttttctttttttgtaatagacGATACCAGTTTGTTTCATTTgagaattctttttctaattcagaaACTGGAACATAGCCACAGGTAGAACTGTATGAGAGCGATACATCTGACTTagtgtaaatgtgtgtgtgcatgagcaaGGGATTGTTCCGAATCACTCTGGTTTGTCAGTACTGTATTTGAAATTTTAGGTGATTTAAATAATGGAACtagatatacatttatatagGTGGAAGAAATAGCTATGGGTCAGGTGTGGTGTGTGGATATGCTTTTATCTTATATGAAGTGTATCTTGGAAGCAgcttttttaaagatcattttccTTGTGTTTGTGGTAACAACTAAAGCTGTTATCTTATATGCTTTTATCTTATATGAAGTGTATCTTGGAAGCAgcttttttaaagatcattttccTTGTGTTTGTGGTAACAACTAAAGCTGCTTGTCATAAATTTGTTTGATTCTCTGGTCTGGCTAGAATATTTGCTGCCCTATCCAAGGGGTGGCAGCAGAGCACACACCATACTTTACCATGTACTGTCATTAAGAGACTTGTAGTTCGTTGGGGGAAGTATCACAAAGGTTGTGAACCAGCCTTCTAGATTTGGAGTAGATACCCCAACAGAAACAGTGCTGGTTTTGGAGACGGAACGTTAGCTGACAATCTGAGAGCAACTATTTTGATAGTGGAAGAGCTTGATAACCAGCTTGTCTCCTTCTGAAGAAAACTTGTCTGACTAAGGGACTTGTGGAATTTACCACTAGGAGAAAACTTTCAAAGGGCAGGGTCTTGTGTAAATGAGGTCCCTTTCCAATGCTGGTACCAACGTGCACATTTGTGAAGTTAATTTTACTCTAGAAAGATAGTTTCCAGACACTTCCAGATTTTAAAACACCTATAGTTACAAAGCTAATATTAGGGGTTTTCTCTACTTTTTGATGTTgttcccctatctcttcccttctttcttatgCCACTTGGCACATAAGCCCATTTGACTTAACACTTTACCcatctttctaatttctttttcttgccaacTTCCACCAGACACTGGATATGTGAGATTACACACTTTTGGTGATTAGTGGAAAGTTTAGGTGTTTTTGGCAGTCTTCCCAATTTATCTAAAGAAAGCCCCCACCCATTTCATTATGACACTAATACTTGTAATGATTAAACTTGTCATAGCCTTTAGGGGCATGATCTATAAGAATCTCAGGAAGTAACTTTCCTACAGACTCATTAAGTATCATGTAGAAACAGTCTGTAAAATGATAATCACATTTCTTAACATGCTTTGGCTCGTATCAGATCAGCTTTtgccttcaaaatataaattggctctatttgtttatttacttatttttattgaagtagagttgatttacagtgttgtgttaatttctgctttacagcaaagtgatcagttatacatatatacattctttttttatactcttttcattatggtttatcataggattgttttaattgattattttttttttggctgcattgggtcttcattgctgcgcgtgggctttctgtagttgtggcgagcgggcgcTCTTCTTTacggtgtgccggcttctcattgcggtggcttctcgttgtggagcacgggctctaggcacgtgggctcagtagttgtggcacacgggcttagttgttctgtggcatgagggatcttcccagacaagggctcaacccgtgtcccctgcattggcaggcgtatttgtaaccattgcaccaccagggaagcccgataatgtAGTTTTATGTTTGCTTCAAGGAGAACTAGGAATATTGAAATGAGGTATTTCTTAACTGGTGGTGCTAGTAAGCATCTTGAGAATGTCTAGGTTAAAAAGATATGTTGCTGGCATCAGTATTAAGGTAAGAGCGAGGCTGGTGGCTGCTCATAAGGGACCTCCCATGTGACAAGGCCTTGGTGTCTTCCATAGGTCAGGGTTTAGTCCTGGTTTTTAGTTGTAGAAACTTGAATTTGCTTGAGTACCCAGAGTTGATCAGACTTTCAATGCATTGCTCTTTTTAATCAAACTCAAAAGtgattaatatgtaaaatatatttagagataCATTTATTTAGagtgagaggtgtgtgtgtgtgtgtctgtgtgtgtgtgacattgtGTGAATCCAAGGCTCTCGTTTCCCATTATAAGGATACTTAGGGTGCTAAATTAGTGGTTATAAATTTTCGTGGTGAgcctggaattttatttatttatttttaatatttatttaatttatttttttggctgcgtcgggtcttagttgcggcatgccggATCTTTGCGGTGTGGGCTCTtccttgtggcacgtgggcttctctcttgttgtggtgtgtgggtttttttctttctctagttgtggcgcatgggctctgtagttttgcgGCACACCAGCTCTCTTGTTGAGTCTCCTGagctcagtagtagtggtgcgcagcttagctgccccacggcatgtgggtcttagttccccgaccagggatcgaacccacgtcccctgcactggaaggcggattctttaccactggaccaccaggaattTTAAAGGAAGGGACCAGGATATTAAATTGGTATTTCATCTAGACTTTGGAAAGACTTGTTGCACCATCCTATGATGGCATCATCCTCTGAAGAACCACCAGATCCAAGCCTCCGCCATAGACTCAAGGTCAAACTCCAGCCTGTTGTCACACCCTTATCAAATCTTCTCTCTTCATTCCTTGGGGAATGAGGTGTTTCCCAAGAACCCATTAAAGTGCCTTACTTCTTTACATATTACATAACTAATATTCATTCAAATAATTGGGCACctaccatattctttttttttttaattgaagtatagttgattgtaAATCAAActggtatacagcagagtgattcagttgtacatacatattatttcatattttttccattatggtttattacaggatattgaatatagttgcctgtgctatacagtgggaccttgttgtttattttatatatactagtttgtatctgctaatcccaaactcctaatttatccctcccccactcgctttctcctttggtaaccataagtttgttttctacgtctgtgagtctgtttctgttttgtagataagttcatttgtgtcatatttttagattccacatgtaagtgatatcatacagtatttgtctctgatttcacttagtatgatagtctctaggaccatccattttgctgcagatagcattattttattcttttttatggctgagtagtattcgtgtgtgtgtgtttaccacatctttatccgttcatctgtcgatggacatttaggtttcttccatgtcttggttattgttaatagtgctgctgtgaacattggggtgcgtgtatcatttcaaattttcgagttttctctggatatatgcccaggagtgggattgctggatcatatggtagttatatttttagttttttaaggaacctccatactgttttccatagtggctgcaccattttacattcccaccaacagtgtagggagGCTTCCCTTTGCTCTACACCCTTTctaccatttgttttttgtaaattttttgatgatagccattttgactgttgtgaggtgataacctcattgtagttttgatgtgcatttctctgataattagcaatgttgagcatcttttcatgaaatgtctgtttaggtcttttgcgcattttttgattgggttgtttgttttttgttattgagttgtatgagctgtttgtatacgttggagattaagcccttgtcagtctcatcatttgcaaatattttctcgcattcagtaggttgtctttttgtttgtggtttctttgctgtgcaaaagtttacaagtttgattaggtcccatttgtttatttctgcttttatttctattgccttgggacactgacctaagaaaacactggtatgatttatgtctgaaaatgttttgtcttatgttctcttctaggagctcTATGGTGTCACGTCttgtatttaagtctttaagcatcttgagttatttttgtgtatggtgtggggggtgttctaacttcattgattgaCGGGTGGccgtccagctttcccagcaccacttgctaaagagactgtcttttctccattgtatattcttgcctctttgtcaaagattgactgtaggtgtgtgggtttatttctgggctctcgattctgttccattgttctatatatgtttgtttttggagCACCTACCGTATGCTGAACACAATTCCTAGCTCTGGGTACACTTTGATTACAGTGGTGTAGCCCCTACCTTCATGGTCACCTTGAGTGATTTAGTTCTACTATTTTAGGGGCATCTCACTTTTAACTCCCTTTATTAATGATAACTCTTTACTTATGTGGTACTTAAACCTCTAATGCTATGCTTTCTTCGACAGCAATGGCACAAGCATGATATCATTGATCATTCCTCCCAAAGACCAGATTTCACGAGTGGCAAAAATGTTAGCAGATGAGTTTGGAACTGCATCTAACATTAAGTCACGAGTAAACCGCCTTTCAGTCCTGGGAGCCATTACATCTGTACAACAAAGACTCAAACTTTATAACAAAGGTAATCTGGAGCTTGATCATTTACCTCCTCTACTTTGTTTGTCTTGGTTGTATTTTCCACTTTGATCCTGCCATGATGCTTTCAGTCACTAGTGTTTTCTTCACCCAGCCATAAGCATTGTccctttggtctttttttttccccccctaagttattttttgaaagttatattcactgtacttaaaataataaatcctcctttttaaaacatctcaAGTTTCAAAATTAGGGAGAGAAATCTGCCTGAGAGATTTACAGATATTTCcactttatttaaattatgatttaaagGGGCAGGAACAACAGGCTGTGGGAACATTTTCTATTAATTGAGGAAAATTAGGTGTGGATATAAGTAGAGAAATTGTTTGTGTTCTTTGCAGTACCTCCAAATGGCCTGGTTGTTTACTGTGGTACAATTgtaacagaagaaggaaaagaaaagaaagtcaacaTTGACTTTGAACCTTTCAAACCAATTAATACTTCATTGTATTTGTGTGACAACAAATTCCATACAGAGGTAAGAAGTTCATCGAATGTTTTCATTACCctgaaagaaaccccatacccattagcagtcattcccagtcctccctccctacccccataCCCCAAGATCTCTCAGCTCTAGGCTACCCctaatctattttctatctctgtggatttgcttGCGCTGGGCATTtcaatataaatggaatgatagaATGGGTGGCCTTTTGTgcctagcttctttcacttagcacattttcaaggttcatccatgttgtggcatgtattgtgcttcattcctttttattaccaaataatatttgccacattttacttatttaacatCATTTGATGAATATGTTGTTTCCACTGTttgttatgaataatactgctttgaacatacaagtttttgtatgtCCATATGTTTTCATTGGGGgcaggtatatacctaggagtggaatttctgggtcatatgataactgtTTAACCATTTCAGGAATTGCCAGGCTGTTTTAATTGTGCCATTTTACaaggctggctttttttttttttatagcactgAATGATATGATCATTCAGGATGTTTGAGGAAAGTGCTAAGCTGGGTTTGAAGAACTAAttagaagcaaagaaataattGGTTACCTGATCTCCATGTCTCCCTATGTATCCATGATACTTGCCTTCATTTCTTGCTCTCTTAGTTTTCAGCTCACAAATTGTAAAATCTTTATTAGCAGGTCCATAAGAGCTTCCCCCCCCCATAAAACTTTTGAGTGACACAGCTGCCATAATATGATGAACATTAAGGGTGGAAAGGAAACCTCATTAGAGTGACCTAAATCAGTCAACAGTAGAACAATCAGGAATTCACAGCTGGCTCCTAGTGCAGTCTCTGGCCTTTCATCGACCTAGGGGAAAACCTCTACAGTGGAATTAGAACTGACATTTGTCGACACAGTTTACAATGGATGATTTTGCTAACTTGACAGGAAGTTCAGTTCCAGTCAGATCTTGAGCAGTTGCATAGATGGTGGAGACTGATTTTCTCTTGGCTATCACAGCCTCCTTCTGGCAAAAGCTTCATTGGAGAAGCTCTTTGCCACCCTCTCCCACTTAACTGTTGTCTGGTTTGATGAAAGCAGATTTTAAATCTTGTTGATTTAAACAGTACCTGGTACTCATGTTACCTAGTTTTAGCTTACTTACTAAGTTAGCTTCATTGGTTTTTCTAAACCTTACCTCCCCTTTCAAGACACCATTTCATCGTgctagctttatttattttggctttaacGTGTATGTCGATAACTACATACGAATGTGGCATACTGAACAATACAACTTATGTCGTGTTTAATCGGGATATTTATACATTCTTATGAGGGTAAGTCTATTCCCTGATGAGCAGGCTTGTTAAAAACCTAAATTAATCAAGCTGTGTATCAGAGGTTATCAGGATAAGGCAAAATTTTTAACGTGGGCAatattcatgtctttttttttttttttaatatccaccaacactttattttttttgttttgctttgttttataaatttatttttggctgtgttgggtcttcagtgctgtgcctgggctttctctagctgcagcgagcgggggctacttttcgttgcggtgtgcgagcttctcattgcagtggcttctcttgttgtggagcacgggctctaggtgtgcaggcttcagtagttgtggcacgtgggctctgtatttgtggctcgcaggctcagtagttgtgtcacacgggcttagttgctccacagcatgtgggatcttcccagaccagggctcgaatccgtgtcccctgcattggcaggcagattcttaaccactgcaccaccagggaagcccaatattcaTGTCTTAATGCTAATTATCAGGTGTGCTTTGGTTAAAGGGTGATTCTTAGTGATTAATCTGCTTTCCAGTCAATTCCTGAAGGAGATATTTTCTTCCTCAGTTAAATGGTATGGGTAATAATTTCTTAGTGCTAAAGAGGCTGCCACCTAGTAATTTAGTCATCCACCAAGTCTATAGAAGTTAAACTCCATCATGGAAAGTCTTGCCCATCTATGTGGGTCCCAggactatttaaatattttctctttcaggagGCAGAAATACAATGATATAATGCTAACCCAGAAGGAGGATTTTCCCCcataaaaattcagaattattaCCTGTAGTACCTTCAATATAAAATTGAGTTTTAGATCCTGATATCATTAATGATACTCAAGACATagttaaatgaaacatttaaaaattagatcttTTTATAGACTGTTTCTGGGTTTTGTACTCAGTGAGTACTACTctagagttgatttacaagatACTCTTATTTGCCATAATGAATACCGCCTATTAATAATGCTGGGGTTATTAATGGTAACAGAAAGTCAACTTTTGGAGGTTAGACTTTGAATTTGAACGTTATGTTCCCTAGAGCATCATCAGTCTAAAATCAAGGACCTAGGAAGAATTTGAGCCCTGTAACTCTGTATTAGTTTTGCATTCCTGTGCCTAGGTCAGCTTTGTAAAAAGGCTTCACATTGATATTGTTGGTTTTCTCCTGCATCTGGTTCAAATTTGTCCATATGAGTTACATATTTATAGCTGGTCTATAAATCACTCCATGAAATGGTTTTTCTGTAGTACTCATACCATTCTAAGTGAGTGGAGAGGGCTTGTATATGTCCTTTTGGATTTTTGTCTTGACTTTAGCAAAGCAAAGGTTTATTGTGTGGTACCTGTGTTTGCTTTTCAGGCTCTTACAGCACTACTTTCAGATGATAGCAAGTTTGGCTTCATTGTAATAGATGGTAGTGGTGCACTTTTTGGCACACTCcaaggaaatacaagagaagttCTGCACAAATTCACCGTGGATCTCCCAAAGAAACATGGTAATCTAGGAAGAGAACATGAGCACCTTTGCTTTGTGTCTGACATTAAAGAAGCAAATTGTATAATAGGGGAAAGTAAATCCAGATGATGGGAGAAGCATCATGCAATGACTCATTGGTGCttgtggctctttttttttttttttttttttttttttttttttttcggtacgcaggcctctcactgttgtggcctctcccgttgcggagcacaggctcagtggccatggctcacgggcctatctgctccgcggcacgtgggatcttcctggaccggggcacgaacccgtcccctgcatcagcaggcggactcgcaaccactgcgccaccagggaagcccgcttgtGGCTCTTTTGACTAGAGAATTAGTGGTCACTCTGTGAAAGCCAGTAATAGcttataccaaacatttaagttAAGGGAATAgtgattttcctctttctcctttccttgggGAATAGCATGATTATATAGTTACTTTTTAATTAGCAAGGCATCTTGTACTTCTTAATAATTGACTTTTTCTCTCACTGCTTTTCTTTGTCAAAGGTAGAGGAGGTCAGTCAGCCTTGCGTTTTGCCCGTTTAAGAATGGAAAAGCGACATAACTATGTTCGGAAAGTAGCTGAGACTGCTGTGCAGCTGTTTATTTCTGGGGACAAAGTGAATGTGGCTGGTCTTGTTTTAGCTGGATCAGCTGACTTTAAAACTGAACTAAGTCAATCTGATATGTTTGATCAGGTAAGTGAGAAGTAGATGCTGCTTTATGTAAGTTTCTAGGTGGGAATAGTTGAGTTCTCTGAGTGCCGGTACATGCAcatcttttttacttttacagTGAAAAATTCTGTGTTAAAAACCTAGCTCTGAGTGGACAGAATTCCATGTGTATTATTAGGAATATTAGGAGATATTCCCCCATGTCTTTctggacttctttttcttttgaaatcagcCATTTTTTGGATAGTATCTTTCTGGACCCTATGTTGGCCCCTGGTTATAGTGGGTTGCCATAATTGGCTTTAAAATGGAGTTTGATTTCAAAGAAACTAGGACTggtttttcctgtctttttctgacttattccTGGAGGTAAGTAAAGCAGTGAACCTCTCAGCAATATGACAGAGCTGATTAAGCCTAAAGCATTTAATCCAGAAAGCTCTATTGGTTTATGACTTGGGCTGGCCATAACACATTCCCAAGGTGTTCTTCTGGTGTGGGGTAGTAGCATTACAGTAGAAGGCTCACTAAAGAAGCTGTCTTATATACTCTACCACCATATATAGCAGGAACCAATAGTTCCTCCTTTCCTTCACAAGATACTTTGTGTTTAATGAGTTAGGCTTTTATAGGTCTGATAGAATGTGTGATATCGTTGGCTAAGGAAGTTTATCCTGGCAGTGTTCTTCAGTGAGACCTATTCAGGAGTAAATTGggctctttcccctcctcttgaGGCTTCACTGATCATGTTGCTAGTTTTGCATGCCATTAAAAGGTAATGGGTCTTGGTAAGGGTGTTTTGAAGTACTAATGATgtgcttttttaatttttttaattgtgtcaGAGGTTGcaatcaaaagttttaaaattagttgATATATCTTATGGTGGTGAAAATGGATTCAACCAAGCTATTGAGTTATCTACTGAAGTCCTCTCCAACGTGAAGTTCATTCAAGAGAAGAAGTTAATAGGTATCAGTGAAATGCAACTTACTTACTGTGAAatgtttttgtatgtatatgtgtatgtatatgattATATGTAtgaaacaaaacactgaaaaggtaaaaggaagatttagcattttaatttaagTCCTCCTCAGTGGAATCATTAATCTTTCTTTAGTTGTTAAGTCtaataaatgtgtttgtttttctactgtttttcccctttggcaaTAGGAACCAAACTTCAGTTAGATTTCCCATATTAATTTATCCTTTGTAATAGAGTGATGAATAGAGAGCTCAAATTAAAGATTAATGGGGCCATTGTTTGGCTATGTTTCTAATTTGACACACACATTTCCAAATGATTGTGTATTTGGCCCAGCTGTTACCTCTTCAGAGTCATTTTCTGGAGCCTCAACTAGCAGTGTGATTTTTCACTGACATTTGGCACTTActcatttttaagttttgagtAAGAAGGTCTATATCTACAAAAGAAACCTTAATATGTGTTCTTAATGACCTGTCCCTAACCACAGGGCGATACTTTGATGAAATCAGCCAGGACACGGGCAAGTACTGTTTTGGAGTTGAAGATACACTAAAGGCTTTAGAAATGGGAGCTGTAGAGATTCTAATAGTCTATGAAAATCTGGATATAATGAGATATGTACTTCATTGCCAAGGCACAGAAGGtatgagaattagaaaataagatgACTATTACTGACCTGTGTATTCAAGAAGTCTGGGGGGGAGATTTGGGAAAGGTGGCTGATTTCAGGAGCAATCAAAAGGCAGATCTATACCGTGTTCCCCAGTCTTTCAGTCTGTATCCAATTGAACTGATAAATGTCTACCTAAGATGgttaaattttttgaggacaaGGGCTATATCTTAAATATCTTTGGTGTTTCCTTATGATAGGAGCAGTGTACCTGGTAGACATTCATTCATTGCATGCTGACTAATGTTCTTATGAAAGAAGGTTGCTAGAATGAGTTCAGGAGCTCTTTCATCTAACCTGATTCATCTCATGGAACTTAAACCTTTTAGTATATGAGAAGCAGGTTaacacattcttttttccccaatgcTGCAGAGGAGAAAATTCTCTATCTaactccagaacaagagaaggataaatctcattttacagacaaagaggTATGTGATTGGTTTGGTGATACATACAAGGAAACATAAATCCATATGTTAGTGCCCTGGCAGCACAGAGTAGCATCAGCCTTGGAAAACCAAACCTCATACTTGCTGGCAGTGGGGAGTACCGGGAGGTGGTCAGCTCCTGT
The Physeter macrocephalus isolate SW-GA chromosome 8, ASM283717v5, whole genome shotgun sequence genome window above contains:
- the ETF1 gene encoding eukaryotic peptide chain release factor subunit 1 isoform X2, producing the protein MADDPSAADRNVEIWKIKKLIKSLEAARGNGTSMISLIIPPKDQISRVAKMLADEFGTASNIKSRVNRLSVLGAITSVQQRLKLYNKVPPNGLVVYCGTIVTEEGKEKKVNIDFEPFKPINTSLYLCDNKFHTEALTALLSDDSKFGFIVIDGSGALFGTLQGNTREVLHKFTVDLPKKHGRGGQSALRFARLRMEKRHNYVRKVAETAVQLFISGDKVNVAGLVLAGSADFKTELSQSDMFDQRLQSKVLKLVDISYGGENGFNQAIELSTEVLSNVKFIQEKKLIEEKILYLTPEQEKDKSHFTDKETGQEHELIESMPLLEWFANNYKKFGATLEIVTDKSQEGSQFVKGFGGIGGILRYRVDFQGMEYQGGDDEFFDLDDY
- the ETF1 gene encoding eukaryotic peptide chain release factor subunit 1 isoform X1 yields the protein MADDPSAADRNVEIWKIKKLIKSLEAARGNGTSMISLIIPPKDQISRVAKMLADEFGTASNIKSRVNRLSVLGAITSVQQRLKLYNKVPPNGLVVYCGTIVTEEGKEKKVNIDFEPFKPINTSLYLCDNKFHTEALTALLSDDSKFGFIVIDGSGALFGTLQGNTREVLHKFTVDLPKKHGRGGQSALRFARLRMEKRHNYVRKVAETAVQLFISGDKVNVAGLVLAGSADFKTELSQSDMFDQRLQSKVLKLVDISYGGENGFNQAIELSTEVLSNVKFIQEKKLIGRYFDEISQDTGKYCFGVEDTLKALEMGAVEILIVYENLDIMRYVLHCQGTEEEKILYLTPEQEKDKSHFTDKETGQEHELIESMPLLEWFANNYKKFGATLEIVTDKSQEGSQFVKGFGGIGGILRYRVDFQGMEYQGGDDEFFDLDDY